In a genomic window of Longimicrobiales bacterium:
- a CDS encoding SCO family protein gives MRVEPVRGRASAWTRDESMVLGGLVALFVITTAWWALAFWPVEAAPTWLERTRYVCFGVRENGLPDGGGWIGLVGGPLGMLVILAVGWLDGVRALLHRARRSRAVAAALLLLSAGSIMLVSGAATRVRQVRATPAEYVSDVPPSTYPRLDRPAPTLQLLSQDGRQRDLQEFGGRVTLITFAYAHCTTVCPVVVRHVLDAQEQLSQAGERPVVLVLTLDPWRDTPSRLPEMARSWGLPTADAFVLGGAVQDVERTLDAWEVPRTRDLTTGEVVHPALTYVVDRDGRIAYATNGNARSIVSLVERL, from the coding sequence ATGCGGGTCGAGCCCGTTCGCGGACGTGCGTCTGCATGGACGCGCGACGAGAGCATGGTGCTCGGCGGGCTCGTCGCACTGTTCGTGATCACGACTGCCTGGTGGGCGCTCGCGTTCTGGCCGGTGGAGGCAGCGCCCACCTGGCTGGAGCGCACGCGCTACGTCTGCTTCGGTGTCCGTGAGAACGGGCTGCCGGACGGTGGTGGCTGGATCGGACTCGTGGGAGGGCCGCTGGGGATGCTCGTCATCCTCGCGGTCGGATGGCTCGACGGCGTGCGCGCGCTGCTGCACCGCGCGCGCCGCTCGCGCGCCGTGGCGGCAGCCCTGCTGCTGCTGTCTGCCGGCTCCATCATGCTCGTCTCCGGCGCGGCGACACGCGTGCGGCAGGTGCGTGCCACACCGGCCGAATACGTGAGCGACGTACCGCCGTCGACGTACCCGCGCCTCGATCGCCCGGCGCCGACGCTGCAGCTCCTGTCACAGGACGGCCGCCAGCGCGACCTCCAGGAGTTCGGGGGTCGGGTTACGCTGATCACCTTCGCGTACGCCCATTGCACCACCGTCTGCCCCGTGGTGGTGAGGCATGTCCTGGATGCGCAGGAGCAGCTCTCGCAGGCCGGGGAGCGTCCGGTCGTGCTCGTCCTGACGCTGGACCCCTGGCGGGACACGCCATCCCGGCTGCCGGAGATGGCGCGCTCGTGGGGGCTGCCCACTGCCGATGCGTTCGTCCTTGGCGGTGCCGTCCAGGATGTCGAGCGGACGCTCGACGCGTGGGAGGTTCCACGCACCCGCGACCTGACCACCGGCGAAGTCGTGCACCCGGCGCTCACCTACGTCGTCGACCGCGACGGTCGCATCGCGTACGCCACGAACGGCAACGCGCGTTCGATCGTGTCTCTGGTGGAACGGCTCTGA
- a CDS encoding class I SAM-dependent methyltransferase, producing the protein MTQPYELGDCPACGGDTADQVASADDLRAELEALWEFHTRRLRPDTPHPHLTDRLVFSQRPALRLARCRRCGTLYRNPREREVEQIYESDAVPADVMDRLFESQRDTYRVQAQRFARIAGRAGRGLEVGSYVGGYLEAVRAHGWHFRGVDVNEAAVRYARSRDLDAVVGTIHSLDDGARFDAVAIWNCLDQLAEPRKVVATAHRLLRDGGTLAVRVPNGAFYARVRRWLHTPLASISRAFLAYNNLLGFPYRTGFTPTSLARMLRSEGFQVVRTRGDTLVPLADEWTRAWAAGEERMLKAVLRRLAGGRTAPWFEMYARRRSPHEAE; encoded by the coding sequence ATGACACAGCCGTACGAGCTCGGCGACTGCCCCGCCTGTGGCGGCGACACGGCCGACCAGGTCGCGTCGGCGGACGATCTCCGCGCGGAGCTGGAAGCGCTCTGGGAGTTCCACACGCGGCGACTCCGACCGGATACGCCGCATCCGCACCTTACCGACCGCCTCGTGTTCTCGCAGCGCCCTGCCCTTCGCCTCGCGCGCTGCCGCCGGTGCGGAACGCTCTACCGCAATCCGCGCGAGCGCGAGGTCGAGCAGATCTACGAGAGCGATGCGGTACCCGCAGACGTCATGGACCGCCTCTTCGAATCGCAGCGGGATACCTACCGGGTACAGGCGCAACGGTTCGCACGAATCGCCGGACGCGCAGGCCGCGGGCTCGAGGTGGGGAGCTACGTGGGTGGATACCTCGAGGCGGTGCGCGCGCACGGCTGGCACTTCCGAGGCGTCGACGTGAACGAGGCCGCCGTGCGGTACGCACGAAGCCGCGACCTCGATGCGGTCGTCGGCACCATCCACTCGCTCGACGACGGCGCGCGGTTCGACGCCGTCGCGATCTGGAACTGTCTCGACCAGCTCGCAGAGCCGCGCAAGGTTGTGGCCACCGCACACCGACTCCTGCGGGACGGCGGGACGCTCGCGGTACGCGTTCCGAACGGTGCGTTCTATGCCCGCGTGCGGCGCTGGCTGCATACGCCGCTCGCATCCATCAGTCGGGCATTCCTCGCCTACAACAACCTGCTCGGGTTTCCGTACCGCACGGGCTTCACGCCCACGTCACTCGCGCGGATGCTCCGCAGCGAGGGATTCCAGGTGGTGCGGACACGCGGTGACACGCTCGTGCCGCTCGCGGATGAGTGGACCCGGGCGTGGGCAGCCGGCGAAGAACGCATGTTGAAGGCTGTACTGCGCAGGCTCGCGGGAGGACGCACGGCGCCATGGTTCGAGATGTACGCCCGACGGCGCTCACCTCACGAGGCGGAATAG
- the floA gene encoding flotillin-like protein FloA (flotillin-like protein involved in membrane lipid rafts) — translation MDPFAFSTIALVLIVIFLLILSWAIPVRLWVEAVFAGVRVSIGDLVGMRLRKVSPAAVVRPLIAATKAGLDLTAGKLEGHFLAGGHVDRVVKALISADKANLGLSFEQAAAIDLAGRDVLEAVKVSVNPKVIDTPRVAAMARDGIQLIATARVTVRANINRLVGGAGEDTILARVGEGIVSTIGSADSHKKVLENPDNISKTVLAKGLDAGTAFEILSIDIADVDVGKNIGAELQTDQAEADKRIAQAKAEERRAMAVAVEQENRAKVQEMRSRVVEAEAEVPLAIAEAFRGGNLGVMDFARYRNVIADTDMRQAIAGSSDQPAPDEER, via the coding sequence ATGGATCCATTCGCGTTTTCAACGATAGCGCTCGTCCTCATCGTCATCTTTCTGCTGATCCTCAGCTGGGCCATCCCGGTCCGGCTCTGGGTCGAGGCCGTGTTCGCGGGGGTCCGCGTGAGCATCGGCGACCTGGTCGGCATGCGCCTGCGCAAGGTGAGCCCGGCTGCGGTGGTACGTCCGCTGATTGCCGCCACCAAGGCCGGCCTCGATCTCACTGCCGGCAAGCTGGAGGGACACTTCCTGGCGGGCGGCCACGTGGACCGCGTGGTGAAGGCGCTGATCAGCGCGGACAAGGCGAACCTGGGCCTCTCCTTCGAGCAGGCCGCCGCCATCGACCTCGCCGGGCGTGACGTGCTCGAGGCGGTGAAGGTCTCGGTCAACCCGAAGGTCATCGACACGCCGCGTGTCGCCGCCATGGCACGTGACGGGATTCAGCTCATCGCAACGGCGCGTGTCACGGTGCGAGCGAACATCAACCGACTGGTCGGTGGTGCAGGCGAGGACACGATCCTGGCGCGCGTCGGCGAAGGCATCGTCTCGACGATCGGTTCGGCCGACTCGCACAAGAAGGTGCTCGAAAACCCCGACAACATTTCCAAGACCGTGCTTGCGAAGGGCCTCGACGCGGGAACGGCCTTCGAGATCCTGTCGATCGACATTGCGGACGTCGACGTCGGCAAGAACATCGGTGCGGAGCTGCAGACGGACCAGGCGGAGGCGGACAAGCGCATCGCGCAGGCCAAGGCGGAGGAGCGTCGCGCGATGGCCGTTGCCGTCGAGCAGGAAAACCGCGCAAAGGTGCAGGAGATGCGCTCGCGCGTGGTCGAGGCGGAGGCAGAGGTGCCGCTGGCGATCGCCGAGGCGTTCCGCGGCGGCAACCTCGGCGTCATGGACTTTGCCCGCTACCGTAATGTGATCGCGGATACCGACATGCGTCAGGCGATCGCGGGCAGCTCGGATCAGCCCGCCCCCGACGAGGAGCGCTGA